In Malus sylvestris chromosome 15, drMalSylv7.2, whole genome shotgun sequence, a single genomic region encodes these proteins:
- the LOC126604238 gene encoding probable trehalose-phosphate phosphatase J: MTKQNVVVSQPDAEIMNMAISVAVANSSIFTAVAEKPPVGPPGYISISRRRFVNLKNLDSFNGAERINSWVDSMRASSPTHIKSSSFLKEDWIRQHPSALDMFEQIIDASKGKQIVMFLDYDGTLSPIVEDPDRAFMSDAMRKTVKKVARSFPTAIVSGRCRDKVYKFVRLAELYYAGSHGMDIKGPAKGSKYMKGSQGILCQPASEFLPMIDEVYKLLVDKTKSTPGAQVENNKFCLSVHFRCVDEKKWNELSLQVRSVLKEYPMLRLTQGRKVLEIRPTIKWDKGKALEFLLESLGYAKCTDVFPVYIGDDRTDEDAFKVLRERGQGFGILVSKIPKETNATYSLQEPAEVMDFLQRLVEWKQKSVRSHAML; encoded by the exons ATGACGAAGCAGAATGTGGTAGTTTCCCAGCCCGATGCCGAAATCATGAACATGGCGATATCGGTGGCTGTGGCCAACTCTTCCATTTTCACGGCGGTGGCCGAAAAGCCTCCAGTGGGACCTCCAGGGTACATCTCCATTTCTCGAAGGAGGTTCGTGAACTTGAAGAACCTTGACAGTTTCAATGGAGCTGAAAGAATTAACTCTTGGGTGGACTCAATGAGAGCTTCCTCTCCCACCCATATAAAGTCCTCATCTTTTCTGAAAGAAGATTGGATT CGTCAGCACCCATCGGCCTTGGACATGTTTGAGCAGATTATCGATGCTTCAAAAGGGAAGCAAATAgtcatgtttttggactacgaCGGCACACTGTCACCCATAGTTGAAGACCCAGATCGAGCTTTCATGTCTGATGCA ATGAGAAAGACAGTGAAGAAAGTTGCTAGATCTTTTCCCACAGCCATAGTGAGTGGAAGATGCAGAGATAAG GTCTACAAATTTGTAAGATTGGCAGAGCTGTACTATGCTGGTAGCCATGGCATGGACATTAAAGGTCCAGCAAAAGGCTCCAAATACATGAAA GGTAGTCAAGGTATTCTTTGCCAACCAGCAAGTGAGTTTCTTCCAATGATAGATGAGGTTTACAAATTGCTTGTTGACAAGACCAAATCAACTCCTGGAGCCCAAGTGGAGAACAACAAGTTCTGTCTCTCTGTGCACTTTCGATGTGTTGATGAAAAG AAATGGAACGAACTGTCGTTGCAAGTTAGGTCAGTTCTGAAGGAGTACCCAATGCTCAGACTTACCCAAGGAAGAAAG GTCTTAGAAATCCGTCCTACCATCAAATGGGACAAAGGGAAGGCTCTTGAATTTCTACTAGAGTCACTCG GATATGCCAAATGCACCGATGTATTTCCTGTATATATTGGAGATGATCGAACGGATGAGGATGCATTCAAGGTATTAAGAGAAAGAGGACAAGGTTTTGGCATTCTCGTCTCAAAAATTCCCAAGGAAACCAACGCCACTTATTCTTTACAAGAACCAGCTGAG GTTATGGACTTTCTTCAGAGATTGGTTGAGTGGAAACAAAAATCAGTACGATCCCATGCTATGCTGTAA